From Drosophila subpulchrella strain 33 F10 #4 breed RU33 unplaced genomic scaffold, RU_Dsub_v1.1 Primary Assembly Seq354, whole genome shotgun sequence, the proteins below share one genomic window:
- the LOC119560546 gene encoding ubiquitin-conjugating enzyme E2 G1: MSELQASLLLNRQLSELQRNPVEGFSAGLVSDSDIFKWEVVIIGPPDTLYEGGCFRAHLVFPKEYPLRPPRMKFITEIWHPNIDKAGDVCISILHEPGDDKWGYEKAEERWLPVHTVETILLSVISMLTDPNDESAANVDAAKEYRENYAEFKRKVTRCVRRSQEEVE; the protein is encoded by the coding sequence ATGTCAGAACTGCAAGCATCGCTACTGCTCAATCGCCAGCTCTCCGAGCTGCAGCGCAATCCCGTCGAGGGCTTCTCCGCCGGCCTGGTCAGCGACTCGGATATCTTTAAATGGGAGGTGGTGATCATCGGTCCGCCCGACACCCTCTACGAGGGCGGATGCTTCAGGGCGCACCTGGTCTTCCCCAAGGAGTACCCGCTGCGACCGCCGCGCATGAAGTTCATCACCGAGATCTGGCATCCGAATATCGACAAGGCCGGCGACGTGTGCATCTCGATCCTCCACGAGCCGGGTGACGACAAGTGGGGCTACGAGAAGGCCGAGGAGCGCTGGCTACCGGTCCACACCGTGGAGACGATCCTCCTCTCGGTGATCTCCATGCTCACCGATCCCAATGACGAATCGGCCGCCAATGTGGACGCGGCCAAGGAGTATCGTGAGAATTATGCGGAGTTCAAGCGAAAGGTCACCCGGTGCGTCCGCCGGAGTCAAGAGGAGGTGGAGTAA